The Chitinophagales bacterium genomic sequence ATCATTGGGAGGCACCGGGCTGCTTTCTGCTCTTTCATATGAATACTTCGAAAAATGGTTCTTGTCTGCAAAAACAAGGTTTGCCAAAGTGCAGAGTGGCGATAAGATAGAAGACCATGCTCCCGTAAAGGCGAGCGATACACCAATAGAACAGTTACATATTCCAGGTGCTGTTTCAGTAAAATAGAATATTCTGAAAGCTTTTCGGGACATTATTTTATATTATATCAGGTGATGTTCTGCCCTTGAGACAGTTTCAATAAGTTAAAAAATAAGCCTTACAAAGGATAAAACCTTCATTTATCTGCTGCAAACCTGTATCTTTGCGCCCCAAACAGGTTCTTAATAGAATGATCGGTCGTAGAAATATCAGGGTCAAAGTTATGCAGGCACTTTATACACTTGCTACTACAGGTGTAACCACCCCTGAAGAACAAAAGAAAAAAGGTGCTGAATTACTGGACGAAAAGCTGGCCCGTTTTTTAGATCTCTTCGTAATATCCGTTCTGTATACAATGCGTGTAGCCCAGTATGCCGAAAAAGACGCCGGCAAAAGGGCATCAAAATATCTTCCAACCTCAGACGACCTGAATGTCAATACCAAGATCTCTGGCAATGATTTTCTTTGGAAGATACTGAACAATGAGACCTTTACAGAGAAAATAAAGGATAAGGATATAAACAGGTACCTGGATGAGGACCTGGTAAAAAAGATATACAAGCGATTTGTTGAAACCGATGAGTATGAAAGCTATACTTCGGTAAGGGAAAGAGACCCCAAAATTGAGGTGGCTATCATCAAATACATATGGGATGAGCAGATATACGGTGATGAGTCTGTGATGGAATATTTTACAGATGAACTGCCCGGCTGGGAAGATGATATGGATATGGTGAAGATATTGATGGATAACTTCTTCAAAAGCAGCTCACGCATCAACTTCCTTAAACTTATCTCTGCCGAGAAGAATGAATATGCACACAACCTGCTGGTTACAACTATAGAGAAAGAAGAGTACTGTGTGGAGCTGATACAGCCTAAACTGGTGAACTGGGATTCTGAGCGTGTAGCGCTGATAGATATGCTGTTGCTGCGCATGGGCGTTTGTGAGCTCCTGTATTTCCCAACCATACCTACCAAGGTTACTATCAATGAATATATCGAGATAGCCAAGTTGTACAGTACACCACAAAGCGGGCAGTTTGTGAACGGGGTGCTTGATAATATTCTGAAAGACCTGGCTAAGGAAAATAAAATTCATAAAGAACAGAGAAACGCTAAATAAATTTGCCAAAACACTTTGTATGAAAAAGTTCATGCCTTTTTTGATGCTGGTTTTATTAGCAACAGCTTGTAACGATGATACAACGCAAAAGCAGGATGCGACAGGTAAAGACCTTTTGTCTACTGAGCTGGTGAACAATCCTCACTCTGCCGACGGATTGGACACAGCAGCGCAGAATGCATTGCCGACCATGGATTTTACAGATACTCTGCATGACTTTGGCACCCTGAATGAAGGAGAGAAAGCAGTATATGATTTTGCCTTTACCAACAATGGTAAAACGCCGCTGATCATAAGCGACGCAAAAGGCTCTTGTGGATGCACGGTAGCAGAGTTTCCGCGCGACCCGATCGCGCCTGGAGCTTCAGGTAAGATACAAGTGGTATTTAACTCTATAGATAAGTCAGGCCACCAGGAAAAATCAGTATCTGTCACCACCAATACAGCACGCAGCGTGCATATGCTGTACTTTAAAGGTGATGTGAAGGCTGATCCGAATAAAACGTATTAATTTTATATAATAAACCATCAGAATAATGTTAGCACAGATCTATTCAGTATTATTACAAGCGCCGGCCGGCGGAGGCAGTATCCAGCTTATCTTTTTGGTAGGTATGATCGCCGTGATGTATTTCTTTATGATACGTCCGCAGGCAAAACGCCAGAAAGAGCAAAAACAATTTGCCACCACTATAGATGTTGGTGAGCGTGTAGTTACTTCAGCGGGGATCCATGGTACTATCAAGCGTACCAATGATGATGATACCCTTTTGCTGGAAGTACACCACGGTTCTTTTATTACTATTGAGCGCTCAGCTGTATCAATGGAAATGACCAATGCATTCCGCAAAAAAGCAGGAATTGCAACAGCATCTGCCGATACAAAAAAATAATTACGGGTTTATGCTGAAAGTAGGAATTACAGGAGGCATAGGGGCCGGTAAGTCAGTTGTATGCCGGGTGTTTCATACACTCGGCATACCTGTATTTGATGCTGACCATGCTGCAAAAATGCTCATGGACACAGACCCCACACTGATAGCGGGTATTACTAAGTTGCTTGGCCCCGGTGTATATACGTCGGGCAAGGTGAACAGGGAGCAACTGGCAGCGGCTGTGTTTAAAGACAAAAGCCTGTTGCAACAACTCAACGCGCTGGTGCATCCCGCAACCATAGACTACGGTAAGAAATGGATGCAGCAGCAAAACGCGCCTTATACCATAAAAGAAGCAGCCATATTTTTTGAAAGCGGCAGCTACAAGGATATGGATGTGATGGTAGGTGTTACTGCACCTGAAGAACTTCGAATATCAAGGGCGATGCAACGTTCGGGTATGACCCGTGAAAAAGTGCAGGAACGTATTGCCAGCCAGATGAATGACGCAGAAAAAATGGCCATGTGTGATCATGTAATTATCAATGATGATAAGCAGGCCATCATACCTCAGGTAATGCAGTTGCATAGCCAACTACTTGACAGGGCAAAACTGCGCTAATTTACTCGCCCCACACATCGGCAATGTACTTCTTGTAAACAAATATATTATCCTCGTCAGTTTCCGTTTCCTGCAGGTGCAATAAGGTTTTGTGCAGCATATTCAATCTCCTGTTTGCTTTGGTAGCTGAGTTTTTTGTGTTGGTGGCTGCCACCTCATCTTTAAAGAAATAGGCAACGTCGAAAATATAAGATGCTATTGATGCCCGGTAAACACCTATGTTTTCCGTGGTAATATAGTTTTCCACTTCGGCCAGAACTTTGGCAAACGCATCATCCGAAGGTGTGTTCTTCATATATTTAGCCAGGCTGCCTGAATAGCTTATTTTGTTATTGCCTGCAAAACGGTAGTGCCATTCATTTATCAGAACGGTATCTTCGGTATTCCCTTTTTCACCTATAATATCCCATACTTTATTCAGCAGCGCTGCTTTCGGGTACTGTGCCAGCATCTTTTTAGCAACAGAGTACACGGTGTCTTTATCTACTACTGCCAGTGCGCCTAATGCGGCGGCTTCTACTTTATATGATATATCAGCAAGCCCCACGTATATATCATCTTCTGCAGCAGATACTTTCCATTTGGCCAGCACATCGAAAGCAGCTGCCCGCACGTGGCAGGACATATCCTGTACGGCCAGCATCTGAACGTCTGACCTGAACATATTCTGCACTTTGTCCGTCTTCTGCTGTTGCAACACATTCATCACAAAAACCCTTACATATTCCAGGTTGTCCATTACGGCCTTTTTATACATATCCTGCACACTTGCAGTGCCTAAGCTGTTGCTGCAGGCTTTCAGCGAGGCTATTTTTGCACGGTAGTCTTCGGGCCGAGCATTGTAGTAACATCTTACCCAATGGTCGGTTGCTTTGTCGTCGTTTATTTTGCCAACCAGCAGGTGGTCAGCGTCGATGTAAACAGCAGGTCTTGTGCTGTCATGATACGGGTAGCTTACGGTCATCGTCCGTACATCCATGTCTATCATATCACTGAATACCTGCTTGCCATTCACCACATTAATTTTGAAGGGCAGGCGGTACATCTGGTCCTGTTTTTGCACCAGTGTTATTTTGACATTTCGTGCTTTGTCGTCAAATACATAATTCACATCTATTACCGGGTGTCCGCCCCTGAAATACCACTGGTCGAAGAACCAGTTCCAGTCTTTACCTGTTGCTTTCTCTACAGCCATGCGCCAGTTATGTACTTCGGCAGGTTGCAGTGCATTACTATGCAGGTATATGTCCATGGCCCTGTAAAAAGCGCTGTCGCCTGCCAGCCCATGCAGGTAGTGCAGTATACTGGCACCTTTCTGGTAGGATATCCTGTCGAACATATCCTCACGCTCGTTGTAGTGGAAACGGGCGAGTGGTGCATCGTTCTTGTCTGCCTGGTTCAGGTAGGACATAAAATCATCATAGCCGAGTTTTTGCTGCGATGCTTCGCCGTATTTGTACCTGCGCCACAGTTGTTCGCCATAAGTAGCGAATGATTCATTCAATGTCAGGTTCGACCAAGACTCAGCCGTTACATAATCGCCAAACCACTGGTGGAACAACTCATGGGATACCACGTCTTCATAATCCTTGTCTATCATTTCGCGCTTGTCCTGGTTGATGAACTCACCGAACAGGGTAGCACTGGTGTTCTCCATCGCCCCGGAAACATAATCCCTGACTACTACCTGCGAATATTTATTCCAAGGATAAGGCACACCGGTAACACCTGAAAAGAAGCCGATCATTTCGGGTGTGTTTTTGAACATTTCCAGGGCGTAAGGTGCAAATTGTGGTTCTACGTAGTAGTTCACATCCTTGCCATTCCACTGTTTGTCTGCCACTATCTCAAACTTACCTATGGCAAACATCATTACATAAGGCTGTATCTCCTTATCCATGCTCCACACATCAGTACGTGTACCATCCTCATGAAACACTGCCTCTCCGGACTGCCCGTTGCTCAGCGTGGTCATGCTGTCGGGCACCGTAAGGTGTATGCGTGTGGTAAAACGCTCATTGGGCCTGTCGAAGGTGGGTACCCAGTGCGAGTTGGCCTGTGTTTCTCCCTGTGTCCATATCTGCACAGGTTTGTTGGGTACACTCCTGTCGGTATTGATAAAATACAATCCCCTGTCGTCCCTGATGGCCTTACTGCCTCCTGTAGGTGCAGCATAAGGTTGGGCTATATAGTCTATGGATACTTTTACTTGCTCTTTGTTGTGGTATTTCCTGTCAAGGTAAATGGTCAGGCTGTCGTTGTTGTAATTCAGTTTTTGTTTCATGCCATTCACCAGGACATCTTTTATCTGCATGCTTTTAGCATCCAGTATTATTTTGTCGCTGCTGTAGAAGTAGGGGTGCATATCCAGCTCTGCATGGCCGGTAGCTGTTTTTTCTGCAAAGTTGAAACGTAAGGCCACATCTGTATGAGTAATATCCCAGTCCATGGTTTCTGACGCCCTGTATTCGCTGCCTGCTGAACTTATTGTGATATCCGGTAGCATTACCGACCTTGCTGTTTTCCGACTGCTGCTGCAAGATGCTGCAATAAGAACGGGCACCATTAAAAGAGGGAATAAAGATCTCATATGTATTATTGCTCTGATGTGTATTTGCAGAGGTAATATTACTCAATACTTACAATATAGAGCTACCCTTTACCGGGGTATTTTGATTTAAGGGCACAAGGCCATACCTAAGGTGAGTTGTTAAACCTTCCAAGTCTGCTGAAAGCCAATAATAATTGGTTAAATTTGCCCTCTATTAAAACAAACACGTTACATGCTGCAGATATCTGTAAACGATAAAGAAGCCTATTCGGTAGTAAATGAAGGCGGCGAATGGCTGCTGGATGGTACAAAAGTGGATTGTGATATTCAGTTGCAACCCAATGGGCTCATCAGCATATTATATAATAACAAAAGTTATACAGCTACTGTTGAGGGTATTGATGTCAAAGCCAAGCAACTAACGCTCAGGATAGACGGTCGTCTGCAGCGGGTAGCTGTCAGTGAGCCGATGGACCAGTTGCTGGCCAGTATGGGTATGGACCTGAAAGCCATGCAGAAGGCAGAGCCTGTAAAGGCACCTATGCCGGGTATGATCCTGAAAATAATGGTAGAACCCGGGCAGCAGATAGCCAAAGGCGATGGGTTGCTGATTCTTGAGGCCATGAAGATGGAGAATGTGCTGAAGGCTGGTGCCGATGCTAAAGTAAAAGCCATCAATGTACAGGAAAAAACAGCTGTCGAAAAGGGAGCAATATTAATAGAACTGGAATAGTGAAGCAGGCCCTTCATACCATACTGTTTGTTTTGTTGTGTACGGTATTGCCCGGTGGGCTGCTGGCCAATGGTTTTTCCTATGTATATATACAGGGAGACAAGACACTGCCTTTCTATGTGAAACTGGAGGACCAGATGCTGCCCCGTTATGGAAAAAACTATAACCTGATACCACAACTGGCACCCGGTGTTATTAATATACAGGTACTGTTTCAGCAAAATGCTTACCCGGCACAAAAGTTCTCTATTGTAGTCCCGGAGAGTGGTTTCAGGGGGTTTCTGCTCATGAAGAAAGGTGATGCGTTTACCTTATATGATATTCACCAGCAGTTTTACCTGCATGCAGGTAATAAGCCCGAAGATGATAAAGCTCCCGTTGCCAATACAGCAGAAGCCTATGTATACAAACCCCGGATTGAAAGTACGCCTGCTCCGGTTGCAAATAGCACGGTAGCCAGGCAAAGCTCAGGGCCCAGGTTCATGACGAATGTAGAGCTGAACAACGAACGCACCATACAGCAGGAGCCTGCGCGTGAGGTACGCGAAAGCAGGAGGAATGAACCACAGGAAGAGGTCAGTTATTCTGAAACAGGTTATGGCAGGCAGGATGAATATACCTCGCCGGAACCGGAGGGGAATAGCATGGCAGTTACGAACAGCGACTGCCCCGAACCCGTAAGCGAAGGGGATTTTGAAGACCTGTATAAAAAAGTGCAGGACAAAAACGAAAAAACGAAACTGAAATACCTTCTGTCGAAAATGGATGGCTGTTATACCAGCAACCAGGCACGGATATTGACAGAAGCATTAAGTAATGACCCGGAAAAATACACGTTCCTGAAAAGGGTATACCCCCGTATCACGGACCAGTATAATTTTCCTGCTCATGAAAATCTGCTGTCTACCGAAGAATGGAAGAGTTATTTCAGGCTGATCATATCAAAATAATATTATGAAAAAGATACTGTTAGGCTGTACCGCAATGGTGGTGTTATTTGCGGCGTGTAAAACACAGGATAAGAAAAGTATGATAACCGGCAAATGGCAGGCTATAAGCCTGGATAATCCTGAGTTGGCAAAACTTATGGATGAGCAACGCCACTTCCTCGATACATTTGGCAGGAACAACACTCCTGAGCAGAATGTAGAAGTATACGGTTTCAGCAATATAGACAGTGCCCGTGAGGCCAATAAAATGGAGCTGGAAGCCTATATAACAGCACAGGAGACAGCAGTAAAGAATACATGGTTCGATTTTCGCAAGGATGGTATCGTGGTGATGAACTTCAACGGGGAGGCGGACTCTACCAAATGGCATATAGACGAGCAAGGTATGCTTACACTGGATGAAACATCAAAAGGAAGCACCTCGGGAGAGATAAAAATGGATATCATATCACTGAGCGATACCATGCTGAAACTGCAACTGAATGAAGAAGGAATGAGCAGCACGGTAATATTTAGGCCATCAGATAAATAATTAGTGTTTATCTTTAACCACTTTTTTAATAAAAGAAACGAGTAAGTAATATGCGTACAATAGCATTTCGCCAGGCATTAAGAGAGGCTCTGCAGGAAGAGATGAGAAGGGACGAGACCGTATTCCTGATGGGGGAGGAGGTAGCACAATATAATGGCGCTTATAAGGTAAGCCAGGGTATGTTGGACGAGTTTGGCCCGAGGCGTGTCATTGATACACCCATCGCCGAGCTGGGCTTTGCTTCCATAGGTGTGGGAGCAGCTATGAACGGCGTGCGCCCGGTAGTTGAATTCATGACGTGGAACTTTGCCGTACTGGCACTGGACCAGATACTGAACCACGCAGCCAAGATGCGCTCTATGAGTGGCGGACAGTTTGGATGCCCTATCGTGTTCAGGGGGCCCAATGCATCGGCAGGTCAGCTGGGTGCGCAGCACTCACAGGCGTTTGAAAGCTGGTATGCCAATATCCCCGGTATCAAAGTAATATCCGTTTCTAATCCGTATGATGCAAAGGGCTTGCTCAAGTCTGCCATCAGGGATGAGAACCCCGTAGTGTTCATGGAAAGCGAGGTAATGTATGGAGACGAGGGAGAAGTGCCGGAAGAAGAGTACCTGATACCTATAGGTAAGGCCGACATCAAACGTTCCGGTACCGATGTTACCATTGTATCTTTTAACAAGATGATGAAGGTGGCGCTGGGCGCTGCTGAAGAGCTGGCCAAAGAGGGAATAGACGCTGAGGTAATAGACCTGCGTACTATACGCCCGCTGGATTGGGCAACCATCATTGAGTCGGTAAAGAAAACAAACAGGTTGGTGATAGTAGAAGAGCAATGGCCGTTCGGCAGTGTGTCATCTGAAATAGCATACAGGGTGCAGAAAGATGCTTTTGATTACCTGGACGCCCCGGTGAAACGCATTACGGCAGCTGATACCAACATGCACTATGCAGGCAACCTGGTAGCAGCCGCACTGCCTGATGTGGCCCGCACGGTAAAGCTGATAAAAGACGTAATGTACCTGCGTAAATAAAAGGTACTTAAGATAAATAAAGGCCCTTTGCGTCAGCAAAGGGCCTTTTAGTCGGTCAACTATTCAAAATATTATTTGTCAGATTTTTCGTCGGCAAACAACCACCCGTTTATGGTTTGTTCTCCTGTCACCAGGTCGTGATAATACATCACAGAGCGGTCTTCTGATATTTCAATGCCCGTGATGCTGAGGGTATGAGTAGCCCCTTTGTTCAGGTTCAGGTTCATACGTTCAAAACCTTCGCCTCCGTGCTCGTGAAACCAGCGTATAGCTTCGCCGGTTATCTTTTTCTGAGACAGGCGCCATTCGTCGAACCGTTTGCGGCGGCGGGCTATCATAGCCTCGTCAAACAGTGTTACCGACGACCACATATTGGGCATGTCTGCCGGCAACGAGGTAACGAACTTTTCATATTCATCCCACCTCATTTCCCATAGTGTGCCGTTTTGTTTCAGCCATACCACAAGGGTAAAGGGCTCAATATCATGCAGGTCTATTTCATTGAATTTTTTTACGGGATTGTCAGAGTCAAAAATGTCCAGGAATACGAGTCCCCTGTTCCTCCTGTATTTGTCTTTGCGTATGTGCGGTGCAAATGCGCCGTTCAACAGTACCATTGAGTTACCGTTGTTGTGTATACCTATCCAGGTACCGCCACTCTTATCGCTTTGCGGGTATAATATTTTGCCGGACTCTACCTTCTTCACAGTAGGGGCAATGGCGCCTGACTTTGAGGGTCTGTCGTCCCTGTTCACTGTAATGAATATTTTGTCTTTATATGGCAAGTATGTAACTGTTGACATAGCTCTTCCTGATCTCTGATTGTGCTGCGCGGTAATGTGAAAAAACATTTACCGGACGAATGGATACGATCGATTACCTAGCAATTTATACTTTTTTTGCCAAGACTAAAAGTGAATTATATCTTAAATGAGCAGGCCCTGAAAATGGCAATGTTGCTTTGGCATTAAACTACTGTATCTACAAGGTTTGTAGTTACCGGCGGCCTAAAGATATTTTAAAAAATAATGGGAGGTGGTCCTGTTAAGGAACAATATATACATTGGGCGAGTACACCTTATTGCTGCCTGTACCGTTCTTATCTTCCATGTATATCTCAAAATTAAGGGTATCACCTGTAGGGTGATCTGGCCTCAGGGCAAATTGTGTTGATGCAGGTAGTTTCAGGGTAATATCACCACTTATGTTGAACTGGTCGTCCGGCAGTTTAGTATATATTTCATCGGGCAATGAATAAGTAGCCACGTTCTGGTCGCGGGAGTCTTTCAGGTACACGATGGTAGGTGTAGTACTGCTGCCTACTTTGTCTACGGCAATTGTATACCGCAAGTTCATTATTACAGTATCTTTGGCTGCACGGTCTACTACTATAGTGTCAGAAATCCCCCTGAAGACGATAGCCGGTTTTTCCAGCGGAGAACCGGGTTTACTACAGGATGTAGCAATGATGATCATAGAGGCAAAGAGTACCGTATACTTTTTCATACCTACCAAAGTTAATAAAAGTGGGATATATTTTTCAAAAGGAACCAATTAAATATCTCAGCAGTATAAACGGGCAGAATTTTGAGGATATTGCCCTGGAGCTGTTCCGCTACCAGTATGCCCGTAACGATATCTACCGCCGTTTTACCGATGCTTTGCATATCATTCCCGGCAATGTACATCATATCACCGGTATACCTTTTTTACCGGTAAGCTTTTACAAAACGCATAAAGTAGTTATCGGCGATATAAATGATGATACGCTGGTATTCAGCAGCAGCACCACAACCTCTGACATCCCCGGCAGGCATTATGTACAGGATAAGACATTGTATGATGAGAGCCTTTTTACAGGTTTTGCACAGCAGTATGGCGACGTGAAGGATTATGCGATACTGGCTCTGCTGCCCTCTTACCTGCAGCGCGGAGGGGCATCGCTGGTATATATGGCAGAAAGATTGATGCAGGCAAGCGGGCACAGACTTAATGGGTTCTATTTGGACGAATATGAAAAACTGGCTGCTGTGCTGGCAGAACTGGAAGCTGGCGGGCAACCCACTTTGTTATTGGGTGTCACGTTCGCATTGCTCGATTTTGCGGAGGCACATCCTATGCAACTGAAACATACCATAGTAATGGAAACAGGCGGTATGAAAGGCAGGCGCAGGGAGATGACCCGTGGTGAGGTACATGATGTATTGAAAGAAAAATTGGGCGTAAAACAGGTACACTCTGAATATGGCATGACTGAACTTTTATCGCAGGCATATGCTACGCACGATGGACTATTTCGTCCGTCTGCTACTATGCGTGTATTGGTGCGCGATATGAACGATCCGCTGGATGTAAGTACATCGGGCAGCGGGTGTATCAACGTTATAGACCTGGCCAATGTGCACTCCTGCGCCTTTATTGCTACAGATGATATGGGGCGAATATATGCGGATGGGAGCTTTGAAGTATTGGGCCGTGCCGACCATTCTGCACTGCGTGGTTGCAACCTG encodes the following:
- a CDS encoding NRDE family protein, giving the protein MSTVTYLPYKDKIFITVNRDDRPSKSGAIAPTVKKVESGKILYPQSDKSGGTWIGIHNNGNSMVLLNGAFAPHIRKDKYRRNRGLVFLDIFDSDNPVKKFNEIDLHDIEPFTLVVWLKQNGTLWEMRWDEYEKFVTSLPADMPNMWSSVTLFDEAMIARRRKRFDEWRLSQKKITGEAIRWFHEHGGEGFERMNLNLNKGATHTLSITGIEISEDRSVMYYHDLVTGEQTINGWLFADEKSDK
- a CDS encoding DUF4476 domain-containing protein, whose amino-acid sequence is MKQALHTILFVLLCTVLPGGLLANGFSYVYIQGDKTLPFYVKLEDQMLPRYGKNYNLIPQLAPGVINIQVLFQQNAYPAQKFSIVVPESGFRGFLLMKKGDAFTLYDIHQQFYLHAGNKPEDDKAPVANTAEAYVYKPRIESTPAPVANSTVARQSSGPRFMTNVELNNERTIQQEPAREVRESRRNEPQEEVSYSETGYGRQDEYTSPEPEGNSMAVTNSDCPEPVSEGDFEDLYKKVQDKNEKTKLKYLLSKMDGCYTSNQARILTEALSNDPEKYTFLKRVYPRITDQYNFPAHENLLSTEEWKSYFRLIISK
- a CDS encoding acyl transferase, which codes for MKYLSSINGQNFEDIALELFRYQYARNDIYRRFTDALHIIPGNVHHITGIPFLPVSFYKTHKVVIGDINDDTLVFSSSTTTSDIPGRHYVQDKTLYDESLFTGFAQQYGDVKDYAILALLPSYLQRGGASLVYMAERLMQASGHRLNGFYLDEYEKLAAVLAELEAGGQPTLLLGVTFALLDFAEAHPMQLKHTIVMETGGMKGRRREMTRGEVHDVLKEKLGVKQVHSEYGMTELLSQAYATHDGLFRPSATMRVLVRDMNDPLDVSTSGSGCINVIDLANVHSCAFIATDDMGRIYADGSFEVLGRADHSALRGCNLMVV
- a CDS encoding dephospho-CoA kinase, with the protein product MLKVGITGGIGAGKSVVCRVFHTLGIPVFDADHAAKMLMDTDPTLIAGITKLLGPGVYTSGKVNREQLAAAVFKDKSLLQQLNALVHPATIDYGKKWMQQQNAPYTIKEAAIFFESGSYKDMDVMVGVTAPEELRISRAMQRSGMTREKVQERIASQMNDAEKMAMCDHVIINDDKQAIIPQVMQLHSQLLDRAKLR
- a CDS encoding DUF1573 domain-containing protein; this translates as MKKFMPFLMLVLLATACNDDTTQKQDATGKDLLSTELVNNPHSADGLDTAAQNALPTMDFTDTLHDFGTLNEGEKAVYDFAFTNNGKTPLIISDAKGSCGCTVAEFPRDPIAPGASGKIQVVFNSIDKSGHQEKSVSVTTNTARSVHMLYFKGDVKADPNKTY
- a CDS encoding pyruvate dehydrogenase complex E1 component subunit beta encodes the protein MRTIAFRQALREALQEEMRRDETVFLMGEEVAQYNGAYKVSQGMLDEFGPRRVIDTPIAELGFASIGVGAAMNGVRPVVEFMTWNFAVLALDQILNHAAKMRSMSGGQFGCPIVFRGPNASAGQLGAQHSQAFESWYANIPGIKVISVSNPYDAKGLLKSAIRDENPVVFMESEVMYGDEGEVPEEEYLIPIGKADIKRSGTDVTIVSFNKMMKVALGAAEELAKEGIDAEVIDLRTIRPLDWATIIESVKKTNRLVIVEEQWPFGSVSSEIAYRVQKDAFDYLDAPVKRITAADTNMHYAGNLVAAALPDVARTVKLIKDVMYLRK
- a CDS encoding acetyl-CoA carboxylase biotin carboxyl carrier protein subunit, yielding MLQISVNDKEAYSVVNEGGEWLLDGTKVDCDIQLQPNGLISILYNNKSYTATVEGIDVKAKQLTLRIDGRLQRVAVSEPMDQLLASMGMDLKAMQKAEPVKAPMPGMILKIMVEPGQQIAKGDGLLILEAMKMENVLKAGADAKVKAINVQEKTAVEKGAILIELE
- a CDS encoding M1 family metallopeptidase, with protein sequence MRSLFPLLMVPVLIAASCSSSRKTARSVMLPDITISSAGSEYRASETMDWDITHTDVALRFNFAEKTATGHAELDMHPYFYSSDKIILDAKSMQIKDVLVNGMKQKLNYNNDSLTIYLDRKYHNKEQVKVSIDYIAQPYAAPTGGSKAIRDDRGLYFINTDRSVPNKPVQIWTQGETQANSHWVPTFDRPNERFTTRIHLTVPDSMTTLSNGQSGEAVFHEDGTRTDVWSMDKEIQPYVMMFAIGKFEIVADKQWNGKDVNYYVEPQFAPYALEMFKNTPEMIGFFSGVTGVPYPWNKYSQVVVRDYVSGAMENTSATLFGEFINQDKREMIDKDYEDVVSHELFHQWFGDYVTAESWSNLTLNESFATYGEQLWRRYKYGEASQQKLGYDDFMSYLNQADKNDAPLARFHYNEREDMFDRISYQKGASILHYLHGLAGDSAFYRAMDIYLHSNALQPAEVHNWRMAVEKATGKDWNWFFDQWYFRGGHPVIDVNYVFDDKARNVKITLVQKQDQMYRLPFKINVVNGKQVFSDMIDMDVRTMTVSYPYHDSTRPAVYIDADHLLVGKINDDKATDHWVRCYYNARPEDYRAKIASLKACSNSLGTASVQDMYKKAVMDNLEYVRVFVMNVLQQQKTDKVQNMFRSDVQMLAVQDMSCHVRAAAFDVLAKWKVSAAEDDIYVGLADISYKVEAAALGALAVVDKDTVYSVAKKMLAQYPKAALLNKVWDIIGEKGNTEDTVLINEWHYRFAGNNKISYSGSLAKYMKNTPSDDAFAKVLAEVENYITTENIGVYRASIASYIFDVAYFFKDEVAATNTKNSATKANRRLNMLHKTLLHLQETETDEDNIFVYKKYIADVWGE
- the nusB gene encoding transcription antitermination factor NusB, which translates into the protein MIGRRNIRVKVMQALYTLATTGVTTPEEQKKKGAELLDEKLARFLDLFVISVLYTMRVAQYAEKDAGKRASKYLPTSDDLNVNTKISGNDFLWKILNNETFTEKIKDKDINRYLDEDLVKKIYKRFVETDEYESYTSVRERDPKIEVAIIKYIWDEQIYGDESVMEYFTDELPGWEDDMDMVKILMDNFFKSSSRINFLKLISAEKNEYAHNLLVTTIEKEEYCVELIQPKLVNWDSERVALIDMLLLRMGVCELLYFPTIPTKVTINEYIEIAKLYSTPQSGQFVNGVLDNILKDLAKENKIHKEQRNAK
- the yajC gene encoding preprotein translocase subunit YajC produces the protein MLAQIYSVLLQAPAGGGSIQLIFLVGMIAVMYFFMIRPQAKRQKEQKQFATTIDVGERVVTSAGIHGTIKRTNDDDTLLLEVHHGSFITIERSAVSMEMTNAFRKKAGIATASADTKK